The segment CTTCTTTAGCATCTGCATAAGCTTCGTCATAATCACCCATTTCATAGTAATACTTAGCTTGTAGTGATTTTTGATATGAAGGATTAAAATAAAAATATAAAGCCATAAACAACACTGTAAACAATGAAAATAAAATTATTACAAGCTTAGTGTTCATGACTTAGTAATCCTTCTTTTATAAGTTTTCTTGCCTCTTCAAATTCTAACTCGCTTACATCTATCGGCTCAGATATAAAATAGTTTAACTCTCCAAAAGGTTTTGGAACTATAAACTTATCCCAAGATTTTAATTGCCAATACTTACTCGGTTTAATTTCAACAAGTACTATTTTTTTCTTGGTTTTTTGTGCTATTGCTATTATACCATCATGTACTTGATGTCTAGGACCTTTTGGACCATCTGGTGTAATTCCTATGTCGGAACCGCTCTTTATCTCTTTTATAGCTTGGATTAAAGCTTTTGCACCACCGCGTGTTGTAGAACCTCGAATCGTCCCAAAACCAAAAAAACCGAGTGTCTTTGCTATTAGTTCACCGTCAAAATGTTCAGATATAAAAAGTTTGACACTCGGTATTTCTTTATAACGCAGATAAGCATACGGAATCATCAACAACTCCCCGTGCCAACATGCCATAATAAAACTCTCATCCGTAAGAGTATCAGGTGCATGAAACTTTTTTTTATTGGTAAAATATAAAAACCTTATTATTAAAGATCCGATAAACGGTATAATTAAAAGGGCAAGTGACCTTTTTTGTTGCTTAGTTAACAATTTCACCGCTTAAAATACTCCTACCTATTGAAGTAACTTTAACCTTTCTAAATTTACCTAAAAGTTCTTCACTTCCTTTAGCTTTTATTACCAGATTATTATCACTTCTACCGCTTACATAACCATCGGCATTTAAATCTTCAAAATATACTTCATAAATATTTCCAAGCTTAGAAGCCATCTTTTCATCCAGATGCTTGGTATATAAGTCTTGTAAAAATGTAAGCCTCTGTGAAGCGATCTCAGGATTAACTACATTTGTAAAATGCTCAGCTTCCGTTTCCGGACGGGCTGAATATTTAAAAGAAAATATCTGATCAAACTTTACTTTATCCATAACATCTATAGTATCGTTAAAATCTTCATCGCTCTCACCCGGAAATGCCACGATTATATCGGTGGAGATGCTGACATCAGGTACCATTGAACGAAGTTTTTCTACACGGTTTAGAAACCACTCTTTAGAGTAACCGCGTTTCATATCTTTTAGTACTTTTGTACTTCCGCTTTGAAGCGGCATATGCATAGATTTACATATTTTTGGATTTTTTGCAAACTCTTCAATAAACTCATCATCCATATGAAACGGATGCGGAGATGTAAAACGGATACGTTTTAATCCT is part of the Sulfurimonas lithotrophica genome and harbors:
- a CDS encoding lysophospholipid acyltransferase family protein; this encodes MKLLTKQQKRSLALLIIPFIGSLIIRFLYFTNKKKFHAPDTLTDESFIMACWHGELLMIPYAYLRYKEIPSVKLFISEHFDGELIAKTLGFFGFGTIRGSTTRGGAKALIQAIKEIKSGSDIGITPDGPKGPRHQVHDGIIAIAQKTKKKIVLVEIKPSKYWQLKSWDKFIVPKPFGELNYFISEPIDVSELEFEEARKLIKEGLLSHEH